The Stigmatella ashevillena genomic sequence TCGGCTGCTCGTCTACAACCAGAAGAGCTTCACCGGGGGCTTCGAGCTGTTCGGAGGGTACCAGCGCGAAGGTTGGAGCGTGGGGTTGAGCCTCACCGAGCCTGGCCAAGCTGAGCCGTTGGTCAGAATCCATGAATCAGAACCCACTCCCGCAGACGAGTCGCGGCATGGCCGACTTTTCGATGTCGCGACCTTCGTCATCCACCTGGATCCATGGACGGGGAGGATCACCCAGACAGGAGGGGTGCAGAACCTCTGGCGCGGAATTCCATAGGCAGAATCTGCGTACCGCGGGCAGGGAGGGGGTGCCGAGCAATGCCTCTCCCAGCTCGTTTCGGTAAGCGTGCCACAGCGCTCCCCGCTCGCGGAGCAGGGCGTCGGAACGGGTGCTTATCCAGTTGCTGGTCAGACCTCCTCGTCGGGCAGGAGCGTGCGGAGCAGTTCATCGTCAGGGCCGAGAGGGCGCCAGCCGGGCGGAGGCGGCGTGGCGCGAAGAACTGCCCTCACTCGCTCGGCCTGCGGCTGATGCGTTTCAGGAGTGTAGGCAGACCAACGGACGAGTGCCTGAGCCACCTCAAAGCGATTTGCGTCGTCCATCACCGCAGGCCAGCCGCCAGGAAGACCTTCAGACAGCTCGCGCACGAGGATATCTCGTACAAAGCGCGTGACCTGGCGGCGCTGCTCTGCTTCGGCGTGCAACCCGCCTAACAGTTGCACTGCAGCAATATCATCGTCGCCAAGCTCCTCGGCCAATTGGTAGAGCGGAATGGCAGGACGCGCCGCAGCAAAGGCGGTGAGCGAATCGTAGCCTCGCGCACGAACCCGCTCATACAGACGAACCCGCCAGTTGCCCTGCCAGGGATGTCTGGAGGTCATCGCCCCTCCATCGAATAAAACTCCTTCGTGTCACTGGG encodes the following:
- a CDS encoding NUDIX hydrolase codes for the protein MTSRHPWQGNWRVRLYERVRARGYDSLTAFAAARPAIPLYQLAEELGDDDIAAVQLLGGLHAEAEQRRQVTRFVRDILVRELSEGLPGGWPAVMDDANRFEVAQALVRWSAYTPETHQPQAERVRAVLRATPPPPGWRPLGPDDELLRTLLPDEEV